One window from the genome of Pantoea cypripedii encodes:
- a CDS encoding entericidin A/B family lipoprotein produces the protein MKKLAKFVAFALLVSSALSACNTFHGFGEDVSHLGGAISRAAK, from the coding sequence ATGAAAAAGCTGGCTAAATTCGTCGCCTTTGCGTTGCTGGTCTCCTCGGCATTAAGTGCCTGCAACACCTTTCACGGCTTTGGTGAAGATGTCTCCCATTTGGGTGGCGCTATCTCACGGGCTGCTAAGTAA
- a CDS encoding entericidin A/B family lipoprotein yields the protein MLKKSIVAIFSVLVLSSLLSACNTTRGVGEDVEAGGKAIQRTAQ from the coding sequence ATGTTAAAGAAAAGTATTGTCGCGATTTTCTCGGTACTGGTACTTTCCTCCCTGCTTTCTGCCTGCAACACCACCCGTGGTGTAGGGGAAGATGTAGAAGCGGGCGGCAAGGCGATTCAGCGCACCGCACAGTAA
- the epmA gene encoding elongation factor P--(R)-beta-lysine ligase: MSETASWQPSAPIANLLKRAAIMAEIRRFFADRGVLEVDTPAMSQATITDIHLVPFQTRFVGPGASEGRDLWLMTSPEYHMKRLLAAGSGPIYQMGRCFRNEEAGRHHNPEFTMLEWYRPHYDMYRLMNEVDDLLQQVLECDSAESLSYQQAFIRHLELDPLSADKAQLREAAEKLGDGELARDEEDRDTLLQLLFMLGVEPKIGIDKPTFVYHFPASQAALAEISTEDHRVAERFEVYYKGVELANGFRELTDSREQRQRFEQDNRRRAARGLPQHPIDTNLLDALAHGMPACSGVALGVDRLIMLALKADSLSEVIAFPVDRS; encoded by the coding sequence ATGAGCGAAACGGCAAGCTGGCAGCCGAGCGCACCCATTGCCAATTTGTTGAAACGTGCCGCTATCATGGCGGAAATCCGACGTTTCTTTGCCGATCGCGGCGTGCTGGAGGTCGATACCCCGGCGATGAGCCAGGCGACCATTACTGATATCCATCTGGTGCCTTTCCAGACGCGTTTTGTTGGCCCGGGTGCCAGCGAAGGTCGTGATCTCTGGCTGATGACCAGCCCGGAATACCATATGAAGCGCCTGCTGGCGGCGGGTAGCGGCCCGATTTACCAGATGGGGCGCTGCTTCCGTAATGAGGAAGCCGGACGTCACCATAACCCTGAATTCACCATGCTGGAGTGGTATCGCCCGCACTACGACATGTATCGCCTGATGAATGAAGTCGATGATTTGCTGCAACAGGTACTGGAGTGCGATAGCGCAGAGTCCCTGTCATACCAGCAGGCATTTATTCGTCATCTGGAGCTGGATCCGTTATCCGCGGATAAAGCACAGCTGCGTGAAGCGGCCGAGAAGCTCGGTGATGGTGAACTGGCACGTGATGAAGAGGATCGCGACACGCTGTTGCAGCTGCTGTTTATGCTGGGCGTAGAGCCGAAAATTGGTATCGATAAGCCAACGTTTGTCTACCATTTCCCGGCCAGCCAGGCGGCATTGGCTGAGATCAGCACCGAAGATCACCGCGTCGCGGAGCGTTTCGAGGTGTATTACAAAGGGGTAGAGCTGGCGAACGGTTTCCGTGAGTTAACCGACAGTCGCGAGCAACGTCAGCGCTTTGAGCAGGACAACCGCCGCCGTGCGGCCCGTGGCCTGCCGCAGCACCCAATCGACACCAACCTGCTGGATGCACTGGCGCACGGTATGCCTGCCTGTTCTGGCGTGGCGCTGGGCGTGGATCGTCTGATTATGCTGGCGCTGAAGGCCGACTCATTGAGTGAAGTTATCGCTTTCCCGGTTGATCGCAGCTAA
- the degS gene encoding outer membrane-stress sensor serine endopeptidase DegS, producing MFLKLLRSVVMGLIVAGILLAAIPTLRMGTSALIAHDDSNDEAPFSFNPGVRRAVPAVVNVYNRSANGNNNRGITTLGSGVIMNGKGYILTNKHVINNADQIIVALQDGRFFEATLVGSDAMTDLAVLKISASNLPVIPINPKRVPHIGDVVMAIGNPYNLGQTVTQGIISATGRVGLSSSGRQNFLQTDASINQGNSGGALINSLGELMGINTLTFDKSNDGETPEGIGFAIPTVLATKIMDKLIRDGRVIRGYIGITGREMPPLHGQGSTLDRVQGIIVSEVTPGGPADHAGIQANDVLLSVNGKPAVSAQETMDQVAEIRPGSVIDVQILRNEQKMKLPVTIEEFPQSGN from the coding sequence ATGTTTCTTAAACTTTTGCGTTCTGTGGTGATGGGCCTGATCGTTGCGGGCATTTTGCTGGCAGCGATCCCAACACTCCGCATGGGCACCAGTGCCCTGATTGCACATGACGACAGCAATGATGAGGCACCCTTCAGCTTTAATCCGGGTGTGCGTCGTGCTGTGCCTGCGGTCGTCAACGTCTATAACCGTAGCGCGAATGGTAATAACAATCGCGGCATTACCACGCTGGGTTCCGGCGTGATCATGAACGGCAAAGGCTACATCCTTACCAACAAACATGTCATCAATAATGCCGACCAGATTATCGTCGCATTGCAGGATGGCCGTTTCTTTGAAGCGACGCTGGTCGGTTCCGACGCCATGACCGATCTGGCCGTACTGAAAATCAGCGCATCGAATCTGCCGGTGATTCCGATCAACCCTAAACGCGTACCGCATATCGGCGATGTGGTGATGGCCATCGGTAACCCTTACAACCTCGGCCAGACGGTTACCCAGGGCATTATCAGCGCCACGGGTCGCGTCGGTCTTAGCTCCTCTGGTCGTCAGAACTTCCTGCAAACCGATGCTTCTATCAACCAGGGCAACTCCGGTGGCGCACTGATTAACTCGCTGGGCGAGCTGATGGGCATCAATACCCTGACATTTGATAAAAGTAACGATGGCGAGACGCCAGAAGGGATTGGCTTTGCCATTCCTACCGTACTGGCAACCAAAATCATGGATAAACTGATTCGTGATGGCCGGGTGATCCGCGGTTATATCGGCATCACCGGACGTGAAATGCCACCGCTACACGGCCAGGGCAGCACCCTCGATCGTGTGCAGGGCATTATTGTCAGCGAAGTCACGCCAGGCGGCCCCGCCGACCATGCCGGGATTCAGGCCAACGATGTACTGCTGAGCGTCAATGGCAAACCCGCCGTTTCCGCGCAGGAGACCATGGATCAGGTCGCCGAGATCCGCCCCGGCTCGGTGATTGATGTGCAGATTTTGCGTAATGAGCAAAAAATGAAACTGCCAGTGACGATCGAAGAGTTCCCGCAGAGCGGAAACTGA
- the degQ gene encoding serine endoprotease DegQ: MKKQARLLSALALSIGMSLAAAPNALATLPAQIQGQALPSLAPMLEKVLPAVVSVHVEGTETAAQGQDLPEPLKRFFGQMPGQNQQPQPFEGLGSGVIIDAAKGYVLTNNHVVNGADKISVQLSDGNEYDAKLIGHDEQTDIALIQIEGAKNLTQVKIADSDTLRVGDFAVAIGNPFGLGQTATSGIISALGRSGLNLEGLENFIQTDAAINRGNSGGALVNLNGELIGINTAILASSGGNIGIGFAIPSNMAMNLAQQLIQFGEVRRGQLGIKGTEMTADMAKAFNVDAQRGAFVSEVLPKSAAEKAGIKAGDIITSVNDKAITSFAELRVKIGTTPPGQQVKLGLLRDGKPITVNVTLDQSAQTTASAQLLSPALQGATLSDGTTKAGDKGVKVDTIEKGTPAEQVGLQKDDVIVGVNRNRVESLAEMRKVLDTKPPVLALNVMRGEDSIYLLLR, translated from the coding sequence ATGAAAAAACAAGCACGACTGTTAAGCGCATTAGCCTTGAGCATTGGGATGAGTTTGGCCGCCGCGCCGAACGCACTGGCGACTCTCCCGGCGCAAATCCAGGGGCAGGCACTGCCGAGCCTGGCACCGATGCTGGAAAAAGTGTTACCTGCCGTGGTCAGCGTGCATGTGGAAGGCACCGAAACCGCTGCACAAGGACAGGATTTACCTGAGCCACTGAAACGCTTTTTTGGCCAGATGCCGGGACAAAACCAGCAACCTCAGCCGTTTGAAGGGCTTGGCTCCGGCGTCATTATTGATGCCGCTAAAGGCTATGTGCTGACCAACAATCATGTGGTGAATGGCGCGGACAAAATCAGCGTTCAGCTGAGCGATGGCAACGAGTATGACGCCAAACTGATTGGCCATGATGAGCAGACCGATATCGCGCTGATTCAGATCGAAGGAGCGAAAAACCTGACCCAGGTGAAAATCGCCGATTCCGATACCCTCAGAGTGGGCGACTTCGCCGTCGCCATTGGTAACCCATTTGGCCTCGGCCAGACTGCCACCTCCGGCATTATCTCGGCGCTGGGCCGCAGCGGCCTCAATCTCGAAGGTCTGGAAAACTTTATCCAGACTGATGCCGCCATTAACCGTGGCAACTCCGGTGGCGCGCTGGTCAATCTCAATGGCGAGCTGATCGGCATCAATACCGCGATTCTGGCCTCCAGCGGCGGCAATATCGGCATTGGCTTTGCGATCCCGAGCAATATGGCGATGAATCTGGCGCAGCAGCTGATTCAATTTGGCGAAGTACGACGTGGGCAGTTGGGCATCAAAGGGACAGAAATGACCGCCGATATGGCGAAGGCATTTAATGTCGATGCGCAGCGTGGTGCCTTCGTTTCTGAAGTGCTGCCGAAATCCGCAGCCGAAAAAGCGGGCATTAAAGCCGGTGATATCATCACTTCTGTGAATGATAAAGCCATCACCAGCTTTGCCGAACTGCGCGTGAAAATCGGCACCACTCCGCCGGGCCAGCAGGTGAAACTGGGTCTGTTGCGCGATGGCAAACCGATCACCGTGAACGTCACGCTGGATCAAAGTGCGCAAACCACCGCCAGTGCGCAGTTGCTGTCACCGGCATTGCAGGGTGCAACCCTGAGCGATGGCACGACCAAAGCGGGCGATAAAGGGGTGAAAGTCGATACCATCGAGAAAGGTACCCCGGCTGAACAGGTGGGGCTGCAGAAAGATGATGTGATCGTCGGCGTGAACCGCAACCGGGTTGAAAGCCTGGCGGAAATGCGCAAAGTGCTGGATACAAAACCGCCGGTGCTGGCACTGAATGTGATGCGTGGCGAAGACAGCATTTACCTGCTCTTACGATAA
- the zapG gene encoding Z-ring associated protein ZapG, with translation MTWEYGLIGLVIGIIVGAVAVRFGNKKLREQRTMQYELEKSKAELADYREELTNHFARSAELLDNMARDYRQLYQHMAKGSNDLLPNLPGEKNPFAYQLTEAEADNDQAPVQIPRDYSDGASGLLRGGDRAPRN, from the coding sequence ATGACCTGGGAATACGGGCTGATTGGTTTAGTGATTGGCATTATTGTCGGCGCAGTCGCTGTGCGTTTTGGCAACAAAAAACTGCGCGAACAGCGCACCATGCAGTACGAACTGGAGAAATCCAAAGCTGAGCTGGCGGATTATCGCGAAGAACTCACCAACCACTTTGCGCGCAGTGCAGAATTGCTGGATAACATGGCGCGTGATTACCGCCAGCTTTATCAGCATATGGCGAAAGGTTCTAACGACCTGCTGCCGAATCTGCCGGGCGAGAAAAATCCGTTTGCCTACCAGCTGACGGAAGCGGAAGCGGATAACGATCAGGCGCCGGTGCAAATCCCGCGCGACTATTCTGATGGCGCATCCGGCCTGTTACGTGGCGGCGACCGCGCACCGCGTAATTAA
- the zapE gene encoding cell division protein ZapE, producing MQTSSPLARYEQALSQGEFRPDDVQREAITRLDAIQQGLIARQPATAPASKGLFGRLSKLMNKEKSSKEAPVRGLYMWGGVGRGKTWVMDLFFQSIPGERKLRLHFHRFMLRVHEELTQLQGHSDPLLIVADRFKAETDILCFDEFFVSDITDAMLLGTLMEALFDRGITLVATSNIPPDDLYRNGLQRARFLPAIEQIKRHCDVMNVDAGIDYRLRTLTSAHLWSFPLNDATHAEMERMFRALSGKARHEAPVLEINHRNMPTLGVQDGVLAIDFLTLCGEGRSQHDYIELSRRFHSVLLYDVPVMIYKTEDQARRFLALVDEFYERHVKLVVAAETSLFEIYQGSRLKFEYQRCLSRLQEMQSEEYLRLPHLP from the coding sequence ATGCAAACCTCATCTCCGCTTGCGCGCTATGAGCAAGCGCTGTCGCAGGGCGAATTTCGCCCGGATGACGTACAACGGGAAGCCATCACCCGCTTAGATGCTATTCAGCAAGGGCTGATAGCGCGTCAGCCAGCAACGGCCCCAGCCAGCAAAGGCTTATTTGGCCGTCTTTCTAAGCTGATGAATAAAGAGAAAAGCAGTAAAGAAGCGCCGGTGCGTGGCCTGTATATGTGGGGTGGCGTGGGGCGTGGAAAAACCTGGGTGATGGACCTGTTTTTTCAGTCTATTCCTGGCGAGCGTAAATTACGCCTGCATTTTCACCGCTTTATGCTGCGTGTCCACGAAGAACTGACGCAACTGCAGGGGCACAGTGACCCGTTGTTAATCGTTGCGGACCGCTTTAAAGCCGAAACCGATATTCTCTGTTTCGATGAGTTTTTTGTCTCCGATATCACCGATGCCATGTTGCTTGGTACGCTGATGGAGGCGCTGTTTGATCGCGGCATTACGCTGGTGGCGACCTCAAACATCCCGCCGGATGACCTCTACCGCAACGGTTTGCAACGCGCGCGCTTTTTGCCCGCCATCGAGCAGATTAAGCGTCATTGCGATGTGATGAATGTGGATGCGGGTATTGATTACCGTCTGCGTACCCTGACGTCGGCGCACTTGTGGAGCTTCCCGCTCAATGACGCCACGCATGCGGAAATGGAGCGCATGTTCCGCGCCTTATCCGGTAAAGCCCGCCATGAGGCACCGGTGCTGGAAATTAACCATCGCAATATGCCGACGCTGGGCGTGCAGGACGGCGTGCTGGCGATAGATTTTCTGACGCTGTGCGGCGAAGGGCGCAGCCAGCATGACTATATTGAGCTGTCACGTCGTTTCCACAGCGTGCTGTTGTATGATGTGCCGGTGATGATTTACAAGACGGAAGATCAGGCGCGCCGCTTCCTCGCGCTGGTGGATGAATTCTACGAACGCCATGTGAAACTGGTGGTGGCTGCTGAGACGTCGTTGTTTGAGATTTATCAGGGTTCGCGTCTGAAGTTTGAATATCAACGCTGCCTGTCGCGCCTGCAGGAGATGCAGAGCGAGGAGTATCTGCGTTTACCGCATCTGCCCTGA
- the rplM gene encoding 50S ribosomal protein L13 encodes MKTFTAKPETVQRDWYVVDATGKTLGRLATELARRLRGKHKAEYTPHVDTGDYIIVLNAEKVAVTGNKRSDKIYYHHTGHIGGIKQATFEEMIARRPERVIEIAVKGMLPKGPLGRAMYRKLKVYAGNEHNHAAQQPQVLDI; translated from the coding sequence ATGAAAACTTTTACAGCTAAACCAGAAACCGTCCAACGTGACTGGTATGTTGTTGACGCAACTGGCAAAACCCTTGGTCGCCTGGCGACTGAACTGGCGCGCCGTCTGCGTGGTAAGCACAAAGCGGAATACACTCCGCACGTTGATACCGGTGATTACATCATCGTTCTGAACGCAGAAAAAGTTGCTGTAACTGGCAACAAGCGTAGCGACAAGATTTACTATCACCACACTGGTCACATCGGTGGTATCAAGCAGGCGACCTTCGAAGAGATGATTGCCCGCCGTCCTGAGCGTGTGATTGAAATCGCGGTTAAAGGCATGCTGCCGAAAGGCCCGCTGGGTCGTGCTATGTACCGTAAACTGAAAGTTTACGCAGGTAACGAGCACAACCATGCGGCGCAGCAACCGCAAGTTCTTGACATTTAA
- the rpsI gene encoding 30S ribosomal protein S9, giving the protein MAETQNYGTGRRKSSSARVFIKPGSGNIVINQRSLEQYFGRETARMVVRQPLELVDLVGKLDLYITVKGGGISGQAGAIRHGITRALMEYDESLRSELRKAGFVTRDARQVERKKVGLRKARRRPQFSKR; this is encoded by the coding sequence ATGGCTGAAACTCAAAACTACGGCACTGGTCGCCGCAAAAGCTCATCCGCTCGCGTCTTTATCAAGCCGGGTAGCGGTAACATCGTAATTAACCAGCGCTCTCTGGAGCAGTACTTCGGTCGCGAGACTGCACGCATGGTCGTGCGTCAGCCGCTGGAGCTGGTTGATCTGGTTGGTAAACTGGACCTGTACATCACCGTTAAAGGTGGTGGTATCTCTGGTCAGGCCGGCGCGATCCGTCATGGTATCACCCGCGCTCTGATGGAGTACGACGAGTCTCTGCGTTCTGAACTGCGTAAAGCGGGCTTCGTTACCCGTGATGCACGTCAGGTTGAACGTAAGAAAGTCGGTCTGCGTAAAGCACGCCGTCGTCCGCAGTTCTCCAAACGTTAA
- the sspA gene encoding stringent starvation protein SspA: MAVAANKRSVMTLFSGPTDIFSHQVRIVLAEKGVSVEIEQVETDNLPQDLIDLNPYRTVPTLVDRELTLYESRIIMEYLDERFPHPPLMPVYPVARGESRLMMHRIEQDWYSLMRIIETRTGAEADAARKQLREELLAIAPLFSRTPFFMSEEFSLVDCYLAPLLWRLPSMGVELAGAGSKELKGYMTRVFERDSFLASLTEAEREMRLQARG, translated from the coding sequence ATGGCTGTCGCTGCCAACAAACGTTCGGTAATGACGCTGTTTTCTGGTCCGACTGACATTTTCAGCCATCAGGTACGTATTGTACTGGCTGAGAAGGGCGTCAGCGTGGAGATCGAGCAGGTTGAAACGGATAACCTGCCGCAGGATCTGATTGACCTCAACCCGTACCGCACAGTGCCAACGCTGGTAGATCGTGAACTGACGCTGTATGAATCCCGCATCATCATGGAATATCTTGATGAGCGTTTCCCGCATCCGCCGCTGATGCCTGTCTATCCGGTTGCTCGTGGCGAAAGCCGTCTGATGATGCACCGTATTGAGCAGGACTGGTATAGCCTGATGCGCATCATTGAAACCCGCACCGGTGCAGAAGCCGATGCCGCGCGTAAACAACTGCGTGAAGAGCTGCTGGCAATTGCTCCGCTGTTCTCACGCACGCCGTTCTTTATGAGCGAAGAGTTCAGCCTGGTTGATTGCTATCTGGCACCGCTGCTGTGGCGTTTGCCGTCTATGGGTGTTGAGCTGGCCGGAGCCGGATCGAAAGAGCTGAAAGGCTACATGACCCGCGTATTTGAGCGTGACTCTTTCCTCGCTTCACTGACTGAAGCAGAACGTGAAATGCGCCTTCAAGCCCGGGGCTAA
- the sspB gene encoding ClpXP protease specificity-enhancing factor, with the protein MEMSQLTARRPYLLRAFYDWLLDNQLTPHLVVDINLPGVQVPLEYARDGQIVLNIAPRAVGNLELGNERVEFNARFGGVPRQVSVPMAAILAIYARENGAGTMFEPEPAYELAAQDELEGQEETMMSVIDGDRPDDSADDETPPDDEPPPRGGRPSLRVVK; encoded by the coding sequence ATGGAAATGTCGCAATTAACGGCCCGTCGCCCTTATCTGTTGCGTGCGTTTTATGACTGGTTACTTGATAACCAGCTGACGCCGCATCTGGTGGTCGACATCAATCTGCCTGGTGTACAGGTTCCGCTGGAATATGCGCGTGATGGTCAGATTGTGCTGAACATTGCACCGCGTGCCGTCGGCAACCTTGAACTGGGTAACGAGCGTGTTGAGTTCAACGCACGCTTCGGTGGGGTGCCGCGTCAGGTTTCAGTACCGATGGCGGCGATTCTGGCTATTTATGCTCGTGAGAACGGTGCCGGCACCATGTTCGAACCGGAACCAGCTTATGAGCTGGCAGCCCAGGACGAGCTGGAAGGCCAGGAAGAAACCATGATGTCGGTGATTGATGGCGATCGTCCCGATGACTCCGCTGACGATGAAACTCCGCCAGATGATGAGCCGCCGCCGCGTGGTGGGCGTCCTTCGCTGCGCGTAGTGAAATAA
- a CDS encoding fibronectin type III domain-containing protein, whose product MKKSFKQQCLAAAVLVGMGLTSQAGFAADGASLMPDISQKPILIGFWHNWASKSDGYQQGTAPYIKLSEVPAEYDVVTVAFMTDNGIPTFQPYNMTDEAFRKEVDTLNARGQAVMLSLGGADARDIALKPGDGQKFAAEIIRLIDLYGIDGIDIDLEGHSITAASNQTEIPAALKIVKNQYPKFIISMAPEFPYLATYGAYGPIIKSLEGYYDFIAPQYYNQAGDGIWASDIPGGSVTQGDESRKADFLYYLTDSLIHGTRGFIQIPANKLAIGLPSNPDAAANGYARNEADVRAAWQKLNAQGTPIKGLMTWSINWDAGTSANGNPYGNEFVRRYAGLVHENTLPDIDHEAPGQPGNPTAHEVAANKITLSWTASTDNQGVSQYQVWRDDINIASTPIPSYVDNNVKPETRYDYFVTAQDKQGNVSLPSQTTSVTTPGIGCEDCTPAAPQGLKAEAITKDSATLSWEAVSNVAIKHYVIYRNGVQIKETTQTRLTDSGLSAATKYQYQVAAVSVTNSVSDKSQTLEVTTLAGDSIPSEYPAYKEGTNYQAGDVVSNKGGLYQCKPWPYTSWCGGVAWAYEPDAGQHWSQAWEPYKG is encoded by the coding sequence ATGAAGAAAAGTTTTAAACAACAATGTCTGGCCGCCGCTGTTTTAGTGGGCATGGGTTTAACCAGCCAGGCGGGCTTTGCTGCGGATGGCGCATCATTGATGCCGGACATCAGCCAAAAACCGATTCTGATCGGATTCTGGCACAACTGGGCCAGTAAATCAGACGGTTATCAACAAGGCACCGCACCTTATATTAAATTATCAGAGGTCCCGGCAGAATATGACGTCGTGACAGTCGCGTTTATGACCGATAACGGTATCCCGACTTTCCAACCTTATAACATGACGGACGAAGCGTTCCGTAAAGAAGTCGACACGCTGAATGCACGCGGTCAGGCGGTAATGCTGTCACTCGGGGGAGCCGATGCGCGTGATATCGCCCTGAAACCGGGTGATGGGCAGAAGTTTGCCGCCGAAATTATTCGACTGATCGATCTTTATGGTATCGACGGTATCGATATTGATTTGGAAGGTCACTCAATTACTGCGGCTTCCAATCAGACAGAAATTCCTGCTGCATTGAAAATCGTTAAAAATCAGTATCCCAAATTTATTATCAGTATGGCCCCTGAATTCCCCTACCTGGCAACATACGGTGCTTATGGACCGATCATTAAGTCATTAGAGGGTTATTATGATTTTATCGCCCCACAATATTATAACCAGGCGGGCGATGGAATCTGGGCATCGGATATTCCCGGCGGTTCGGTGACTCAGGGGGATGAATCACGTAAAGCAGATTTCCTGTATTATCTGACTGACTCACTGATCCACGGCACACGCGGATTTATTCAGATCCCAGCGAATAAACTGGCAATTGGCCTGCCGAGCAACCCGGATGCAGCCGCTAACGGTTATGCACGTAACGAAGCCGATGTCCGCGCTGCCTGGCAAAAACTGAATGCGCAGGGCACGCCAATTAAAGGACTGATGACCTGGTCAATTAACTGGGATGCGGGCACCAGTGCCAATGGCAATCCCTATGGTAACGAGTTTGTGCGACGTTATGCCGGACTGGTACATGAAAATACCCTTCCTGATATTGATCATGAAGCGCCAGGCCAGCCAGGTAATCCAACCGCTCATGAGGTTGCGGCCAATAAGATCACCCTTTCCTGGACAGCCTCCACGGATAACCAGGGTGTGAGCCAGTATCAGGTTTGGCGTGATGACATAAATATCGCCTCAACACCTATCCCTTCCTATGTGGATAATAATGTTAAGCCAGAGACAAGGTACGACTATTTCGTCACTGCCCAGGATAAGCAGGGCAATGTTTCATTACCCAGCCAGACCACCTCAGTAACCACGCCGGGTATTGGCTGCGAAGATTGTACTCCCGCCGCGCCTCAGGGATTAAAAGCGGAAGCTATCACTAAAGACAGTGCGACGCTGAGCTGGGAAGCCGTGAGTAATGTGGCGATCAAACACTACGTTATTTATCGTAACGGCGTGCAGATTAAAGAAACGACGCAGACGCGTCTCACTGATAGCGGATTATCTGCCGCAACAAAATATCAGTATCAGGTTGCTGCTGTCAGCGTGACCAACAGTGTTTCTGACAAGAGCCAAACGCTGGAAGTGACGACACTGGCCGGTGACTCGATCCCATCTGAGTATCCCGCTTATAAAGAAGGCACCAACTACCAGGCTGGCGATGTGGTGTCCAATAAAGGCGGTCTTTATCAGTGTAAACCCTGGCCATATACCAGTTGGTGTGGCGGTGTAGCATGGGCTTACGAGCCTGATGCAGGCCAGCATTGGTCACAGGCCTGGGAGCCTTATAAAGGCTAA